The genomic window TGTGCAAGTGCTGCAGCCAAACCCATACAAAATATAATTGGAAGATTGCCAAGCATCCCAAACATCATTGACATAATCATGTCGCCGATAGAAATAATGAAGCTAGGCATAAACTCCATTCTCATAATTGCCGCAACAGCCATTGCTGTACCCATTACGGCAATAAAAAGAATAACCTGTATCGCTGCTCTGGAGAACTTTTGCGTCGCCTCCTTGACATTGTATCGTAGGGCAGAGGTATTCATTTTATTATCCTTGTTACTTATTAAACTGAGGTAAATAACGTCTGTTTTCTTCAAGAATGTCTTCAACGATCGCTTTCGCCTTGGGTACATTGACCACAGTGCGGTTTAAAGTGAGGGCGTTGATGAGTTTTTGCTTGCTACCTTCATACCAAGCGTCAACCACGAGCTTTTCGTAGCCGAGCTGGCTTTCAATCATGGCTTTTTGGAATGTTGGTATCTTACCGACGCTTAGAGCTTTCGGCCCACTGCTCGTTAGCAAGCTTGGGACTTCAACCATCGCGTCTTCTTGAATATTTGAGATAGCTCCGTTATTTGGAACAATGACTAGGTAGGTTTCGTACAAATTGTAAGCAAGAGATGCTGCGACTCGAACCATGTAACGACCATGAATATCAGCGTGTAGCTCTTCTTGAGCCGTGCTGTTGGCGGAAATGACGCGCTGGCAAAGGTCAAAGACACGTTTTTCTCGCCCATTAATGACCTGGCGTGCACGCGTATTGTTGATGTCCTCTTTCGCGGCCATTTTTTCAGGGTACAGATAGTACTGTAGGTAGGTGTTTGGTAGGTACTCTGGGTTGTCACGAAGCATCGTTTGCATGTTCTTAAACGTTGCTTGCCATGATGGGTCATTGACGATTTCAGAATCTACCGCTTTGATACCCTCATTAAGAATCACGTCCTTAATACGGTTTGTAAGATCTTTACCATGTCGGTTTTTAATGCCGGTAAACCAGCCGTAATGGTTGAGTCCGAAGTACTCAGGGACTAGATCCCAGATCTCGCAGCCAAGGATTTGAGCATAGCTGACCATAATAGCCGCAGGCATATCACAGATATTGAGGATCTTTTTATCTGTCGGGAATTCACGATTGAGAGCCTCTGCTACGATCGCTGCAGGATTTGTGTAGTTCAGGATCCATGCGTCTGGACACTGTTTTCGGATATCGTTGATGATTTCAATCATGTCACCGATTGAGCGAAGACCATAAGCCATGCCACCTGGACCACAGGTCTCTTGGCCAACACAACCGTGCGCAAGAGGGATTTGCTCATCACGCTCACGCATTTGTAAGCCGCCGCTACGGATTTGGATGAAGAAAAAGTCGCTATCTTTGAATGCTTCTTCTTTGTTTGTGGTGTAGTGAAACTCTTCTACTTCTGGGTAACGTTCTTTTAATAGGATCTTTGTCGCTTCGGCGTTAAGTGCCTGACGTTCTGCATCAGTATCATAAAAAGTGATCTTTTTTAGCGGAAATGTCTCTTTTTCAGCGATCAAACTCATGATCATACCGATAGTGTATGTGCTGCCAGCGCCTACGATAGTAAGGTTTTGTTTCTTCATTTCTGAACCTATTGGATGTCGATTAAGTACGTTAAATGTATTCTTTAAGTGGATACATTTAAAGTACATTTAAAAGCGCAAGTTCAAAAAACAACCCTAGATCACATAAATATATGCATTTATAGATTGGTAACGGCTATATGTACTCTTTGTTGAATCAAAAGTACTATTAATGTATTCTTTGGGGAAATTCAACGAGGCGATATCATGAGTAAACACCTCTACATTAGAGTTTCGGAAGTACTAGAACAAAGAATTGCCGATAAAACCTATCCTCGGGATTCGTTATTACCTACCGAACAAGAGCTGCAAGAAGAGTTTGGCGTAAGCCGAGCGACCATTAGAAACGCGATGAAGATGCTAGTTGAAAAAGACCTCGTCCATCGAGTGCGTGGTGATGGCACTTACATCAAATCGGTTAAGACGCAGCATGATGCATTGAGTCACTCTGGGTTTACGGAAGAAGTTGAGCTGCAGGGCGGTAAGGCTTCAACTCGTATACTTTCATTTCAACTTCAAGAAGCAGACGAATATGTGGCGCAAAAACTGGATGTCGTGGCAGGCGATCAAGTCTATTTCATTAAGCGTATTCGAATGATTAATGATGTGCCTGAGGTGTTAGAGCACAGCTATATGCCTTTTGCGTTGTTCCCAGACTTGTCTGTAGAAACGATTC from Vibrio artabrorum includes these protein-coding regions:
- a CDS encoding 6-phospho-alpha-glucosidase; translated protein: MKKQNLTIVGAGSTYTIGMIMSLIAEKETFPLKKITFYDTDAERQALNAEATKILLKERYPEVEEFHYTTNKEEAFKDSDFFFIQIRSGGLQMRERDEQIPLAHGCVGQETCGPGGMAYGLRSIGDMIEIINDIRKQCPDAWILNYTNPAAIVAEALNREFPTDKKILNICDMPAAIMVSYAQILGCEIWDLVPEYFGLNHYGWFTGIKNRHGKDLTNRIKDVILNEGIKAVDSEIVNDPSWQATFKNMQTMLRDNPEYLPNTYLQYYLYPEKMAAKEDINNTRARQVINGREKRVFDLCQRVISANSTAQEELHADIHGRYMVRVAASLAYNLYETYLVIVPNNGAISNIQEDAMVEVPSLLTSSGPKALSVGKIPTFQKAMIESQLGYEKLVVDAWYEGSKQKLINALTLNRTVVNVPKAKAIVEDILEENRRYLPQFNK
- a CDS encoding GntR family transcriptional regulator, yielding MSKHLYIRVSEVLEQRIADKTYPRDSLLPTEQELQEEFGVSRATIRNAMKMLVEKDLVHRVRGDGTYIKSVKTQHDALSHSGFTEEVELQGGKASTRILSFQLQEADEYVAQKLDVVAGDQVYFIKRIRMINDVPEVLEHSYMPFALFPDLSVETIQNSKYQYIEHKLGHKIKHSREKVYAEGISAEDSKPLKLKSGTPTLCVETIGVLEDGTIFDFAINRFSLKQYSFEYTSPRSKIIQQ